Within the Marixanthomonas sp. SCSIO 43207 genome, the region ATATAAGCTTCAACTTCTACTTTGTCTCTATTCCACGTTTCAAACACAATGTTGGTATGTGTGGTGTTTACTGAGACGGTAACATCATCATCTACATTAAAAGTTTCTTTATATTCTTTTTGAGCTTGTGATATTGTTGTAAAAAGCAGTATTGCGGTTGCAACGGCTGTTTTAAATAATAGCTGTAGTTTCATCTTTTTGATTTTTTAGTTCTTTTAATTTGTTTTTAAGTTTGAACAGCAATTCCAAACGTAATTGCAAATTATCAATCAATGCGCCGATGGTGGCTTCAGTAGGGCCTATTTCATTTAAGTCTAGTGTAAGGCGCTGGTATTCTTTATCCAGTTCACTCAACTGTTGCATATACCCATCAACGAGTTCTTTATTATCATCTTTAATTTTTAATGATGCCAATTGTACGTTTATACCGGTGAGGTAATAGTCTTCTACTTTTTGTAAATCTGGTGATAAATCACCCAATGTAATTTTGGCAACATTTTGATTGGTGTTTTGTGTCTGTTTAGGTACTTCAACAACGTCTACCGGTGTATTGGTTTTTGATAACTGCTCGTACCCAAAAAACCCAATAGATAAAAATACGATGGCAATTGCTGCCACTTTTAACCACATAAATTTAATAGCCGGTTGGTTTTGTTTGGGCTTTGAAGCGCCAAACGCTTGATCTAATCGGGCTTCAAAACGAGCCTGATGGCCTTGTGGAGGTGTGGTAGCCTCTTCTGGCGTATTTTCAAACATTTTTCTAATATCCTGTGCCATATTGCAAATGTTTTAAGTGTTTCTGTAATTGTATTTTTCCGCGGTGCAAATTGGTTCTAGATGCGCTTTCTGAAATATCTAAGATGCTAGCTATTTCTTGATGGTCATATCCTTCCAATAAATAAAGTTGCACGACAATTTTATGGTTATCGTTTAAAGAAGCAATGGCTTCTTTTACTTCTTCAATGGTTGTTTGATCCGGCACACTCCATTCATTAGTATCTTCAACTATGTGCAGGGTTTCTTCTTCAATGGATTGTACTTCTAGTTTTTTAGCTTTAATCGCGTCTAAACAGGTATTGATAACAATCCTTTTTAACCAAGCGCCAAAGGTGACGTCCCCTTTAAACTGCTCGAGTTTTTGAAACGCTTTTATAAACGCTTCTTGCATAGCGTCTTCTGCCGCTGCTGCATCTCGCATATACCGTTTTGCTACAATAAACATCCCATCGCAATATTGTTTATACAGAGCTAACTGTGCTTTGCGATTGTTTTGCTTACATTGCTCAACAAGTAATGAATTGGACAAGTTTGATGGTTTTTTTGGTTGCTGTTCAGTTTAAAGACGAGCCATTTATGTAAGTGTTGCAAATCTTAACATATTTTAGCTTAAAATAAGTATAATTTTAAATGTTTAACTAGTTCTTTTATACTAACTTTGATATAAATCACTGTATATGAAGAATAAATACGCAGACTTTAATAAATTAAATCGTTTGTTGGTTGCTAGTTTTGAAGCTGAGAAATTGTATTACAATGCAGCTCAAGATGCACAAACAACCCCTTTAAAACGGTTTTTAAATTATATGGCTACCGAACGTAATAGAATGAGCCATGATATTTCTAATGAATTACACTCTCGTGGAATTGAACCTCTTAAAGAAGATTCAGAAAAAGGAAACATTGACCGCACTTGGCAAGAAATAAAGGAAGCGTTAGAGAAGTTTAATGCTACCGTTATTCTTAACCAATGTATTGGCAGAGATGCAAATAATATTAAACGATACGACGAACTTATAGAACGCAAAGAATTACCTGAGGGTATTTTATCATTATTGGCTAAGCAAAAAAAACAGTTACAGTGGTATATGAAGCAAGCCGAACAACATAAAGAAACTCACTTCGCAGCCGAACCCCAAAAAACTGCCGAATCAACAAACAAAGAAGAAGATTCAAAAAAAAACAACGATAAAGACGACGATAGCGATACAAGTGGCCGAATAATCCCTTTACGAGCCATATAAATTTTGGTCAAATCATAAAAAAAAGCTTTCTTAAAAAAGAAAGCTTTTTTTATTCTTATTAAAATCGAATATTATTCATCCAACATTAAATTAAGCGTAACTGTGATATTATCACGTGTCGCTCTAGAAAATGGACAAACCTCGTGTGCTTTATTTACCAAATCTTCACCGGTTTTTACATCTACGCCCGGAATATAACAATCTAGTGTGGCTTCTAATTGTAGATTGCCTTTATCGGTTTTACCAATACCTATGGTTGCTGTTACGGTAATATCTTCTGCTTTTACATCAACGTTCTTTTTTTGAGCTACCAATTCTATAGCGCTACCAAAACATGCTGCATAAGCACTACCAAAAAGTTGTTCCGGATTGGTTCCATCACCTCCTTCTCCACCCATAGATTTGGGTACAGATAGGTTTAAATCTATAGGGCCGTCTTCAGTTTTAACGTGTCCTTTTCTTGCTCCTTTAGCTATTGATGTAGCTTCATATAATGTTTTCATTTTTAACTTTTTTTATTTAATAATAATCAATATACTATGGATTCATCGCTTTTTAAAACCGATATTCATAAAATTGTCATAAATTTCGGCCGTGGCAAAAACGCACAAACATACCCAAGCCCTTTCAGAAAAAGATGGTGTTGATCAACCCACTCGGTTAAATCCGAATGCGGCACAGCGTCTTAAAAAAAATAAAGCTAAAACTCCATCAACCGAAACCATTATCAATGGACTACTATCGGGTAATAAAACGCATTTAAGCCAAGCTCTAACTCGTATAGAAAGTACCGCAGAAAAACACCAACAACAAGCCAGACAAATTATTGAAGCCTGTTTACCTCACGCCAATCAATCGATACGAATAGGCGTTACAGGTGTACCCGGAGTGGGTAAAAGTACGTTTATAGAACAATTTGGAAAATTGCTCACATCAAAAAATAACAACATAGCTGTTTTAACAGTAGACCCCAGTAGTTCATTAAGCAAAGGCAGTATTTTGGGTGATAAAACTCGAATGGAAGAATTGGTTAAAGACCCCAATGCATTTATTAGACCTTCGGCAAGTGGTGATTCTTTGGGCGGCGTAGCACAAAAAACGAGAGAGGCGGTTATTTTATGTGAAGCTGCAGGATATAATATCATTATTATTGAAACAGTAGGTGTAGGTCAAAGCGAAACAGCTGTTCACTCGATGACCGATTTTTTTCTGCTGTTAAAGTTAGCCGGAGCTGGTGATGAGCTACAGGGTATTAAACGAGGTATTATGGAAATGGCAGATGCTATTGTAATCAACAAAGCCGATGGTGAAAATAGTAGAGCAGCCCGATTAGCCAAAACCGAGTTTAACAGAGCTTTGCACCTCTATCCTCAAAAGGAGAGCGGTTGGAAACCCAAAACACTTACGTGTTCGGCATTAAATAATGAAGGCATTGATACCGTTTGGGAACTTATTGAAAACTATATTTCTGAAACTAAAGAGAACGGATATTTTCAACACAAACGTACTGAACAAAATAAATTCTGGTTATTACAAACTATAGAAAACAGTTTGAAGCGCGAGTTTTATACAAATTCTATTGTTAAAAAAGAGCTTGACAATCAATTGAAACTTCTAGAAGCAAATAAAACAACCCCTTTTGAAGCAGCTACCTATCTGTTGAGTTTAAGAAAGTAGGTTACTACTTAATAAAATTTTCTTCAAACCAAGCAATTTGAGCCTTGAGTCCTTCTTTTAACGTTGTAGTAGGATTGTATCCTAATAATTTTCTGGCTTTATCAATATTAGCTTTTGTTCTTGATTGGTCACCAGCTCGCGGAGGTTTTGCTGAAACTTTTATAGTAGTATTCAATAATGTTTCTACCGTTTCAATTCCTGTAGCGGTTGTGCTTTCTTCTTCAGTACCCAAATTAAAGATCTCACCATTTACAATGGTTTCTTTATCAAGAACACTTACAATACCATCTACTATATCTTGCACATAGGTAAAACTGCGCAGGTGCTTCTCACTGCCGTTATACAATGGAAACGGCTTGTTGTTAAGTCCGCAATCAATTAAACGTGTGTAAAGCTTATCTGGACGCTCACGTGGCCCATATACCGAATACAAACGTAAAGAAGTAGCTTGCAATTTACCTTCACGAGATTTTGCCAGTACCAATTGTTCTGCAGCCAATTTGGTCACACCATACCAAGAAGCCGGTTTGGGTGCAACATCTTCAGGAAAAGTAGCTTCCAGTCCGTAAATTGAAGAAGTACCAATATTTACCAAAAAAGGTGTTTTTTCACACTGAAGTGCAAAATCTAATAGGTTTTTTGTCGCTAAAATATTATTAGAAAAATAATCTTCAAATGTCGAAGTATTTGAAATTCCCGGATGTGCTGAAAAATGAAATATAATATCAATAGCTTCGGGTAGGGCTTTTTGTAAATCATCTGTTCGTAAATCAACGCGCAAGACCTCGATTCCTTTTTCTGAAAGGGCTTTTGCGTTTAGCTCTTTTAACTCAATATTGTAATAGGGAGAGAAATTATCAATCCCAATTACTTGATGTCCCATTTCAGCCAATCGTTCTGCTGTGTGTGAACCAATAAAACCTGCTGCGCCGGTTACTAATATCTTCATATGATTCATTTTCCGCATACAAAGTAACAGCTTTTTTTATGTTTCTGAATTATTCATTAAAAAAGAAATACTTTTGCACAGACAAACTAAAAATTTTCTATGTACGAATTTACCATCATTGTCCCGGTATACAACGAAGAAGAAAACCTAG harbors:
- a CDS encoding RNA polymerase sigma factor, whose amino-acid sequence is MSNSLLVEQCKQNNRKAQLALYKQYCDGMFIVAKRYMRDAAAAEDAMQEAFIKAFQKLEQFKGDVTFGAWLKRIVINTCLDAIKAKKLEVQSIEEETLHIVEDTNEWSVPDQTTIEEVKEAIASLNDNHKIVVQLYLLEGYDHQEIASILDISESASRTNLHRGKIQLQKHLKHLQYGTGY
- a CDS encoding PA2169 family four-helix-bundle protein yields the protein MKNKYADFNKLNRLLVASFEAEKLYYNAAQDAQTTPLKRFLNYMATERNRMSHDISNELHSRGIEPLKEDSEKGNIDRTWQEIKEALEKFNATVILNQCIGRDANNIKRYDELIERKELPEGILSLLAKQKKQLQWYMKQAEQHKETHFAAEPQKTAESTNKEEDSKKNNDKDDDSDTSGRIIPLRAI
- a CDS encoding organic hydroperoxide resistance protein; the encoded protein is MKTLYEATSIAKGARKGHVKTEDGPIDLNLSVPKSMGGEGGDGTNPEQLFGSAYAACFGSAIELVAQKKNVDVKAEDITVTATIGIGKTDKGNLQLEATLDCYIPGVDVKTGEDLVNKAHEVCPFSRATRDNITVTLNLMLDE
- the meaB gene encoding methylmalonyl Co-A mutase-associated GTPase MeaB: MAKTHKHTQALSEKDGVDQPTRLNPNAAQRLKKNKAKTPSTETIINGLLSGNKTHLSQALTRIESTAEKHQQQARQIIEACLPHANQSIRIGVTGVPGVGKSTFIEQFGKLLTSKNNNIAVLTVDPSSSLSKGSILGDKTRMEELVKDPNAFIRPSASGDSLGGVAQKTREAVILCEAAGYNIIIIETVGVGQSETAVHSMTDFFLLLKLAGAGDELQGIKRGIMEMADAIVINKADGENSRAARLAKTEFNRALHLYPQKESGWKPKTLTCSALNNEGIDTVWELIENYISETKENGYFQHKRTEQNKFWLLQTIENSLKREFYTNSIVKKELDNQLKLLEANKTTPFEAATYLLSLRK
- a CDS encoding NAD(P)-dependent oxidoreductase — encoded protein: MKILVTGAAGFIGSHTAERLAEMGHQVIGIDNFSPYYNIELKELNAKALSEKGIEVLRVDLRTDDLQKALPEAIDIIFHFSAHPGISNTSTFEDYFSNNILATKNLLDFALQCEKTPFLVNIGTSSIYGLEATFPEDVAPKPASWYGVTKLAAEQLVLAKSREGKLQATSLRLYSVYGPRERPDKLYTRLIDCGLNNKPFPLYNGSEKHLRSFTYVQDIVDGIVSVLDKETIVNGEIFNLGTEEESTTATGIETVETLLNTTIKVSAKPPRAGDQSRTKANIDKARKLLGYNPTTTLKEGLKAQIAWFEENFIK